A segment of the Lycium ferocissimum isolate CSIRO_LF1 chromosome 10, AGI_CSIRO_Lferr_CH_V1, whole genome shotgun sequence genome:
aaataaattttagattATAAATTCAAGTCACAGATGTAACACTTTTTAATTGTTTTATGTAAAATCTTGGCTTCACCGCGTAAGAAGGGGGTTGACACCATTTGAGTTTTGCATGTGGTAGTTAGAAATCAGAACTAATCTGACTATTTAGGGACATGTTATAAGCCTAAATCTAAGGGCCTTTAATGAAGGCTAGCTGAGCAGTGTTTTGACTTTATGTTGATTAAAAACCATGTTCAACGGATCTCATGGAGTCTTTTCACACTTTATTGGTTCAGCAGACAAAACTTACTTCTTGTTCAAGTTTCCATTTTCAGAAGTAGAGAGATCACAATTATTCTAGTCCATATATTTCAATTTATGAAATCttacttttgtttttaataCTCCCTTCGTTCATGTTTACTAATCCATGTTTGACTTGGTACGCTCCTTAAAAATTAATACAATGAAATGGTAAGTTTACTAATCACTCCTAATTATTCTATATTGGgaaatgaattgaaataattaagGGTAAAGTAGATAAAAATTGTAAACTATATCTTGATTTTTCAATCTGAATATACTTTTAGCATAGTGGACAATTAAAACTAGActggcggggggggggggtatgttttaaaaataatattgttttctatatttagtaattctttaattctaacatcaatatcTTTTATACTTTCTTGACACGCTAAACAATCAAActaaaacacataaaataaaaatttagttAGCATaattcaaaagttttttctttttcttttcgtaTACACCGGCAGTGTCACCATTATATGTTGCTATTTTTTCAAGATtgtaaatttcacttttttttttttgaaagattaCTTGTAATATTAAATAATCTGAATATGAAAgaaattatactatatatatatatatatatatatatatatatatatatatatatatatatatatatatatatataaaaaattaaaactcttactctatttttttttccttgtaaaGGGGAGGGGGAACACGCTCCTTACTGATCGAAGGGTCCACTGTAAGACTGTCGGTACATTTACTTCCAGAAtaaattaagttatatataggGAGCTTAAAAAgattaagggcctgtttggaaagccacctggtaattggaattggtgtaattactagggtagtaattacacagcctagtaattatacagtagtgtaattacaacgatCTGTTtatttgtcataacgtaattacagtATAATTACAAGCGCACTGCTTgattgcacaagtgtaattacacagttagtttaattttaaaataaaatttaattataaaaaatgtaaaattaatatttaaaaaatatttacctttataaatgatattaaattatttttttaataacacattgtttcttgaaaatatattaattaataatcatgtatttgtaactaatattgcaAAAATAgttgatatatattttcaaattcataatatttaattttaattaattataaaacataaaagaagatttttttttttgtgagaacatcatggattgagtgtttgacaaaaaaataatatttataaatataatgccacaacattattcaaatgtttgacataaaaaatccatcaaatgtaagtgaaaaataaacaacatgcaatgtggaagcaaataacttaaaattgaaaatataacctaaattcaaaatctaaaagaaaaatttaacacAATActtttatgtcaaattccaagaTTACTTAAGTAAGTTCCAatgtaacttaagtaaatatttcaaaagaaagggaaaatataagtctataacctcattcataacgaaattctactttaataacgttactttttatatgccaagtttgttaatgactcctTTTTTCCTAATAtcaagaggtgtagtttcaaaaattagaataatatatgctaaatgaataaaataaaataaaaacgaacaattacatggaaccacaagaagtaaaggttgggaatgagaagaaaggaaatgaaaaataaataatataaaaagaaaaatatattttaaaaaataaaaataattaaaaagtaaaaataaaaagaaattataataatagaaataaaaaatacattttaaaaaataaaaaagaatttaaaagtaaaaataaaaagaaattaaactaaacaaaagaaacaaactaaaaagtaaccccgtaattacacccaattctcaaccccaccccccccccccccccctataatcgaagagtgtaattacacctcTCGCTTACACCTAATTCCCACCTAACCGTGCAGAATTACTTCGATCAAACAGACAGTAGCAAACCGCGTAATTACATCCAATTACACTCAATTTCAATTAcctaggtggctttccaaacaggccttAAGGAAGTTTTGATCAGCTATTAACAGGGACAAAAGAGATGgttagtagattttttttttttttttttttttttgaaccaacGAAATTTCGTAAAATAAAATGCAGGAAAGTAAATTGTCTGTACAGAACTGAGATTGATCTAAacgattctatctctaaaataTCATTGTTTAAATACGGGGTTCAAACAAGACACGAGATTTCTGGAATATCGGAAGCGAGGGTTCAAATCTAAGTTGAGGCTGAATGCCACTTTTGTAACACtgtattcatcttttttctttctttttgatgTTGACCTTTTGCTGAtcatttttttagtttatttgttATTACTTTTTCTATTTCTGGTATATAAttcatttcttctttcttttcaatgttGAACTTTTGCTGATAATTTTTTTCAgtttatttgtttactttttctaTTTCTTGTATATAATTCATTAGGACAAAAAACTTTGGCTTCCAGAAAACTTCAAAGCGTAAGTATTTGTAACGGTCATCAATGATATTATTATTTATCATTGAAAATATGAAAAGTCGTCAATTCTTAGTGACTAGaagtcttttttgtttttagtaATAATATTAACTATAGTTTTCAATGACTTGTGACTAGTGTTTTCACGTCCAAATAGATGTGAATTTATATTGAAAAAGTGAGCACCCACGGCCTTAAAATCCTGGGTCCGACACTGGACGGGGAGAATATTAATGATACAGTGACATTCATGAACTAGatattttttctttacttttttttttcttttttttaaccTATATATGGCAAAATGTAGATTGTGGCAAACATTTCTGGTGATACTTGTGGTGTACTCAGCATGGGCATCTCCTTTTGAGCTTGCATTCAACAAAGCATCGACTGGAGCACTGTTGCCTGTTGATTTATTGGTCGACGCCTTCTTTGCTATTGACATTATTCTCACTTTCTTCGTTGCATACTTGGACAAATCTACTTACTTGCTTGTTGAAGAGCACAAGAAAATTGCTTTCAGGTATCCTCTCTATATATCTACCTTCATTTGGTTCCAATACTTGAAAATCTTCTCTTATTTTTTACACGCATGTTAATTAGTAAAGGGTTTTTATGCCTCAATAGGATTAGTAAGGTAAGGTCTAGCCTCCTTGTTTGTACTTTTTCCTTTGAGTTTCTCTTtcattatataaataaaaaactagCCCTAGACACTTCCCCTAGTGGAtttgtttttctaaaaaaaaatacctgAAAAGTTTTTAACATGACAATATGTTTTCAAGTGCTcgcattttatttttataagtttTAGTGATAATTTTCTATGTAATTGCGGAATTAACTGTTCTATAACAGAGAATTAAAGAGAAATGAAGAACAGTTTAACCTAATCTAACATTTTGATTGAGAGAAGAAGAGGGAAGAAGCTTCggatttttatttcttaaactgaATGCAAAATTACATGACAGTGTATATTTATACAGCTGTTAACCGACTCCATCTGTCAACTCTCTAGCAGTCATTTGACTAGCACATGACTGTAACTAACTGCTCAACTACTGTGCTTAACAACCAACTTAACTAATACTCTAACTTCCATTACTTCCCCTCAAGCTGGAGAGTGGTACACATCTAACACTCCCAACTTGGATAATAGTTGATGATGCTGACCTGCTCCAAGTCATTTAGTCAGGACATCTGCCAACTGCAAAGTAGTGTTAAGATATTATGGTTTGATCAAAGCCTGACTTCGCTGTTTCTATGATAAAATGGCAGTTGATTTCTATATGCTTTGTTGTCTCATGGAACATGGGATTACTAGAAATTTGGATGGCTACCTTGCTGTCACAAAACAAGCTAACGGGCCTCTCAACATGAACATCAAGGTCCTGTAACAAACCAGTAATCCAAATCAACTCTGCTACAGTTGCTGTCATGCTTCTACTCAGCTTCTGCTGAGCTTCTACTGATAGTTGGTTGCTTCTTTGACTTCCAAGATATGAGTTACTCTCCTAGTTTGATAACATAACCAGTAACAGACCTTCTAGTGTTTGGGCATGCAGCCGAATTAGAGTCACAATAACCTGTTAACTGACTAACATTACCTCTTTTAAGCATAATTCCCATTCCTGGTGACTTTTTTACATATTTAACTATCCTTAAAGCAGCCTCCCAATGTGACACCTTAGGATGCAGCATGAATTGACTCAGCAGCTGCACCCCAAAGCATATATCAAGCCTGGTGATAGTAAAATAGAGTAACTTGCCCACAAGTTTCTGGTAACTTGTGACATCTTTTAACTCAAAGATCTACTTTCTCCCCAACTAGCTTAGCATCTTCTATATCTTCCCCTTGTTTGTTCTGCTGATCATACTCTGGTGTGGTAAGCTTGAGATTGATTTCTAGAGGTATGCTGACAGACTTGGCTCCACTGAGTCCAACCTCAGATATCAACTGTAAAGCATACTTTctctgattaaaaaaaataccctCTTTGGATTTTAATACTTCATTACCTGGAAAATATCTAAGATAACCCAAATCCTTTATCATAAAGTGCTGATTTAGAGTCCCTTTAGCCTCATCAATCAGGTACATGTTATTGCCAGTAATTAATAGATCATCCACATAGACTAAGATAAGCACCAAGGCATCCTTGTGCTTCTTTGTGAATAAGGAACTATCATGCATGTTCTGACAGTATCCAGTATTAAGCAAAGCATAAGTGAGCTTAATATTCCACTGTCTTAATGCTTGTTTAAGTTCATAAAGTGATTTAAGCAACTTGCAAACTTTATACTCCCCCTATCTGTTAAAACCCTGAGGCAACTCCATAAACACATCTTCAAAGATATCACCTTGTAAAAAGGCATTGTTAACATCCATTTGAAACAAGTTTCAACCTTAAGAATCTGCTACACTGATAACAGTCCTCACAGTTAGCATTTTGGCAACTGGAGAAAATGTTTCATGGCAGTCCAACCCTTCCTTCTGGTTGTAGCTCTTAGCTACCAACCTAGCTTTGAATCTTTCTACTTCACCTGAAgccttatattttattttgtataccCACTTTGAACCAATTGGTTTCTTTCCAGCAGGTAAATCTACCACCTCCCATGTATGATTTTCTTCCAAGCCTTGAATCTCCTTTTGCATTGCTTCTATCCACTGAGGATCCTGTGCTGCCTCTTTGTAGGATTAGGGCTCAAGCAAGGCTAAGAATGAACTCACATAGGCTTGATAGTTATTGGATAAATGAGCATAGGAAATATGGTCTGTAATGGAGTATAAACTGGACTTTGTAGGAATTATATAGTCTTTGGTCCATATGGGAGGTGTAACGGTACTGCCAGTCTTTCTAGTTGTAACAGGAAGAACAACATGGGTCAAATTTGGTGTAGGAACGACATGTTGTGGCTGATCATCAGGTAAGACTGAATCATCCACCTCAATATCCAATAGTACATTAATAGGTGGTTCAGTTGTAACTGGTGCAGGTGCAATGTCTGTACAAGAAGTGCTTGAAAAAGTTTGAGTAGGAATGGTTATGTGATAAGGAGGAGGTGATAAAATAGGTGTGTTTGTGATATTTGGGACATGGCCTTTAAAAAGGAATAAGTGTTCCTTAAAGGTCACATCTCTGCATACAAAGAAAGTTTTATTCTCCAGACCATACAATTTATAACccttttgagtttttgaaaaaccAATTAATACAGCAGCCTTGGCTCTAGCAACAAGTTTATCACTTTTAGGAAAGACACTAGCAAAACTTACACAACCAAACACCCTCAAATGATCCAGTTTAGGGCACTTCCCATATAACAATTCATATGGTGATTTACCATGTAGAACAGGACTAAGAACTCTATTTATCAAGTAATTAAACTGCAGTCGTAATGCACTCTCCCCAAAATCTAGTTGGAATATTAGACTATAGTTTAAGTGCTCTAGCCATTTCTAGGATATTTCTATGCTTCCTTTCCACCACCCCATTTTGTTGTGGGGTGTATGGACAGCTGCTTTGGTGAATCATGTCAAAGTTATTCAAAAGTTCAGTACCACTGTCAGATCTCAGAATTTTTATTGATGATTCAAACTGATTACAAACCATTGTGATAAAATTCTTCAGTACTAGTACTACCACCTTCACTTTAGACTGCAAGAAATTCACCCAAGTATGTCTACTAAAATCATCAACTACAGTCACAAAATAATACTTTCTATCATGTGTGAGATGCTTAATTATGAGGTCCCCATACATCTAAATATTCTAGTTGATTTGATACTACTAGTTGGAAAGGGTAACCTGCACTGTTTTGCCAAAGGGCATATCAAACAGTCATGCTGAGTGTCCTGATCCACTTTATTCTTCAAGTTAGGAATGTGCTACATAACTCCCATTGAGGTGTGTCCTAGTCTCATATGCCAAATTTGTTGATTCTCCTTATTCTTTAGTACTGCTCCAGCTCTTGGTGTAATTTATTTCTTCAAGATATAAAGCCCTTAAGACTCTTTACCAATCCCAATCAACTTCCCAGTAAAGAGTTCCTGCAACACACATAAATCAGGATAGAAAATAATTGTACATTTAAGCTCCTTTGGCAACTTTGACATTGAAAGTAAGTTGAACTTGAAATCTGGCACATGTAGGACATTTTTCAGAGAAAATCTTCCTAAAATTTATGCAATTCTTGTATTTGCTATCTGAATTCTGTTACCTGTTGGAATCTGGATCTTGTTATACTTTTCATCATTCACTGAACTAACATCACTCAAAGGCTCCTTACAatgtgttatgtgatgtgatgcaCCAGAGTCAATGATCCATTCTAAATCTTGTCTACTACTGTGCAATGAAGTAGTCATATATACCTGCCATGTTGAATTTACACTCCTTTGATAAGTCTTTATTCACCATTTCCACACCATCTGGTTATACTGATCTTCTGAGAAGTGTCCTCCTCTATAAAACTGTTTTCCTGAGCTACTTCCTATCTCCCAAGTTGAGTTGTTAGCATGTAGTTTGACTGGTGGCTTAGATCTTCCATATTGTGCTGGTCTATTGGCATTATAACCTCTTTCATTTTGATTCTGCACAAAGCCCTTTGAATTTCCAGTTAGAGGCTTCTTCTTATGCTGAATATCTGTTGATCTCTTGCTTTGAAAATCTGGTGGATAGCCTACTAACCTGTAGCAATCACCCTGAGAATGTCCCTTAAAACCACAATGTTCACACACTAACCCTTGATAGTTTCCTTGTGCTGATTGATACTTTTGAAAGCCTTCATAACTTCCTTGTGTTGGCTGATACTTATAAAAGCCTTGATTCCTTCCAGCTAACATTGTTAGTGGTTCCATTCCTGTATCTGTTACTCTTAATTTCCTCTGACTTTCTTCTTGTATGAAAATTGAGGGACCCATTTTATTAGCAGGATTTATCACTATTTTAGTGACTTTAGCAGCTTGGCCAGTTACTCGAGATTCTCgattattccattttctcatGTTACCAATGAACAATGGTCAAATTGGATCATTTTCATCTTGAGaccttttacttttttttcatTATGTGGGAGTtagaattaattcctttttatcTATTTCTAGCCAAGTGGGGAGGAAAGAAACGTCTGTACTCAActacaaaatttattttgacACGGCGGGAGGTTCTGTTTTTCTCTTAATGGGAGTTTTCGATGTTGCTTTATATGGTTCTAATGAACCAacattaaattttaaaacattaGTTAATCAGTCATATCCTGTGGTTTTAGAAATAATCTtctatattggattttttattGCTTTTGTTGTCAAATCGCCCATTATCCCTCTACATACATGGCTACTAAATACCCATGGAGAAGCACTCTGCAGTACTTCTATACTTCTAGCCGGAATCTTATTAAAAATGGGAGTGTATGGATTAATTCGAATCAATAAGGAATTATTACCTCACGCCCATTCTATATTTTCTCCTTGATTGATGATAATAGGTACAATACAAATAATCTATGCAGCTTCAACATCTCTTGGCCAACATTCATTCACATTAGGTGCAGGTGATCTAAGGAAAATAGCGCTCCTTAATTGTCCATAACTCTCATTCAATCCTACCAGAAATTGCAACATTCTCAAGTTTCTCATGTATTCTATGAATGGTTTAGACTCTTCGCAGTCACATCCAGGTGGAATCATCACATCCAGTTCATCCCACAATTCTAGTGATAAGTGATAACTGCATATGTTCCTTGTGTAAGAGAACCTATCTCTTTCGACAAATGGAAAATTCTATTCAAATTTGATTTATCAAACCTCTCCTTAAAATCATTCCAAATTCTCTTAGAATTAGATGCATAAGCAATACTAGTCATAAGTTCTGGAGCTATTGTTGCACTTATCCATGACAACACAACTGCATCACACCTATCCCACTGAGATTCTTTACCTCCTTTGTATGTACTTCTAAGACAAGTGTCATCCACAAAACCTAATTTATTTTTGACTAACAATGCTAATCGCATAGATCTACTCCACAATCCATAATTCTCTGGACCTGTGAGTTTCATTGGAATTAAAGCAATACCTGGTATATCTGAGTTTTGTAAATGCAATGGATCATTGTTATCTGCTTGTGTTGTCTGTGTTGTGTTCTGTATTTCCACCATTATCGTGAGCTTGCGATTTCAACAATGgcaatttcaaaaattgattGTGCGATTTTGATTTTTTCGAATCTACAGCTTCCCGATCTTAACCagaagctctgataccatgataaTTTTCTATGTAATTGCGGAATTAACTGATATATAACAGAGAATTAAAGAGAAATGAAGAACAATTTAACCTAATCTAACATTTTGATTGAGAGAAGAAGCTTCATCGTTTTATTTCTTCAACTGAATGCAAAATTACATGacaatgtatatttatatagttGTTAACCGACTCCAGTTGTCAACTCTCTAGCAGTCATGTGACTAGCACATGACTATAACTAACTGCTCAACTACTGTGCTTAATAACCAGCTTAACTAATACTCTATCTTCCATTATTTAGCTGCGCTATCTCTTATTTTTGTAATCGAGAAATTTTCGTAAGTTATTATTGATGCGCGGTTTGAAACTCAATGGATAATGGGCCTTCCGCCATATACGTTGCAACCTTTCTTTTAGGttcttttttaattgttttttttctcccttttttttttttccaatgaagactacaataacaatatttttCTTCTGTTTGAAAAAGGTATGTCACACATCTATGGTTTCCAATGGATGTAGCTTCAACTCTACCATTTCAAACCATATACCGGATCATCACTGGGAAAACGAGCCGAGCACAAGTCTTTGGCTTCCTCAACTTGCTAAGACTCTGGCGATTGCGTCGTGTTAGTAAATTCTTCTCAAGGTATCTATTTATTGTTGAGATTATAATTaagtacataaaaatattctttttctaacAACTGAAGCTTTCAGATTATATGATCACATATTTCAACAAATGCTCCGAATCAAAGTTGAACTCCACCATTCAAttatatgttccataaatatcATCACTTAACATCACTTAACTTTTAAGTTAGACATTATATTGATCAACTAATCCCTTCCCCTTCCTTCCAGGTTGGAGAAGGACACTCGATTCAGCTACTTCTGGACAAGATACTGTAAACTTATTTGTGTAAATACTTGTCCTCTAAGCTCTATACATTACATTGATTAGTTTTACCTGATCATATATATAAtagagtttaagttttatgtattgacaatataaaaattatttactcaACTAGATTAATTATAAGGTAATTATATACCAACTGGTATGGTAAAAATTGGTAACTTAATAGAATGTTAACTAACTTGCTTTGAGAAATATAGTGATGctataaaatatattaatatttttagtGTATATAACTGAAAATCTGAATTTAAGTTATACTATCTgtataataaatttttaaacCACATCATGTCACTTTTACTAGTTACAACAAGTAACCgtcttattttcaagattacaaactccacattttaagaaaaaatatttactctGATTGtgtataaaacttaaactcataAATAGTATTTCGTATTTCGATAATTGTGAATGTGCAAAATCTTTACACGGATTATGTATATAACTCAAATTCATATGATACAGGCATATGACTATGTATGTTAATTCTTTAAGTGGTATTGATCTTCATATATATGGCTACAGGTTGTGTTATTTGCAGTGCATTCAGCTGGATGTTTCTATTATTGGCTAGCAACACGTTATCATAATTCAGAATCTACTTGGCTAGGAGCAAATATACCTGATTTCAAAACAAGAAGTATCTGGTTAGGATACACTTATTCCATGTACTGGTCAATTGTTACTGTCACAACAGTAGGCTATGGAGATCTTCATGCTGTGAATATTGAAGAGAAGATATTCACCATATTTTACATGCTTTTCAACATTGGACTTACTGCTTACTTAATTGGCAACATGACTAACCTTATTGTCCACACCGCTGTCCGAACCTTCGCCATGGTACGTACaatatttgtttcaatttatgtgccATTGTTCGGATTATTTGTGTTATTCGGATTTGGAGAGTCAAACTCTTTAATTTTGATCATAAACTCAGACAtggaatctttaaatttttttgaaataaaatttacaaattGGGAAACCACGTAAAGAAATaatactataagtcacaataactgataattcaaaatatttaaaagaagtATGAAGCAAGTTGTGATAAAAAACttgcatcaaagaaaaaaaCTGTTTGACTCCCAAAATAGGCCAaccctcatataaattgggatggagagaGTAATAAATACGGACAACTTAGTTAACtattcttgtttttatttttttttcttactagACGTGAAAAGAGCTTAAACAATAGTTAAAATGGGGCAGAAGTCAGAAGGAGTATCCATCATGGAATTAATGAAGTAACATGATAACCATTGAATTGTGTAGCCATTTCATCTATAAGCTTAAGATGTTAGCGGGCACATATTTTTTTCAACACGATTATGTCTTTCAATATAATGTGGTCCCTCACGTACTGTTTGCTTCTTTTTTATGGGTCAGACACGCTACAAAAATGATCATGAGTGGCGATGAGACTTGAATTTTGTCCCTCTGCCTGCTCTAAcacatgttttgagtttttagATCATGAGACAGTCACACAATTTAACAAAGACTATAAGATTTAAATAGTATTTTTAGTATGCTATAcatacatatctttaatttaagatcatgaaaTTCAAAAGgttttttcatgatatttttaaactttgtgccagttaaactaagacacataaaataaaacattatGGATTCAATGACATGATTTGATGATTAATTAGTTGTGAATTCATGCAGAGGGATGCCATCAATGAGATCCTGAGATATGCACAGAAGAATAGACTTCCGGAAGGACTAAAAGAGCAAATGCTGGCACATTTGACACTGAAATTCAAGACAGCAGAACTACAACAAGAACAAGTTTTAGAAAACTTACCAAAGGCTATAAGATCTAGCATTTCACAGCAGCTCTTTCGTACAACCTTAGAAAATACCAACCTTTTCAAAGGAGTCTCCGACGATTTTATTGTCCAGTTGGTAATGTTTTCATCCCTCGTGCTCATTTCAGTTTATGTGACGGTGTTTGATTGGATACAGagtttaaaaaaggaaaaaaaaaa
Coding sequences within it:
- the LOC132032631 gene encoding potassium channel KAT3-like; this translates as MSVSETRRSPVTLSETRSPMPLLFRRHSSGEIRNLASLSSSLLPAFGTVMGESSVRLKRFVIAPYDRRYRLWQTFLVILVVYSAWASPFELAFNKASTGALLPVDLLVDAFFAIDIILTFFVAYLDKSTYLLVEEHKKIAFRYVTHLWFPMDVASTLPFQTIYRIITGKTSRAQVFGFLNLLRLWRLRRVSKFFSRLEKDTRFSYFWTRYCKLICVVLFAVHSAGCFYYWLATRYHNSESTWLGANIPDFKTRSIWLGYTYSMYWSIVTVTTVGYGDLHAVNIEEKIFTIFYMLFNIGLTAYLIGNMTNLIVHTAVRTFAMRDAINEILRYAQKNRLPEGLKEQMLAHLTLKFKTAELQQEQVLENLPKAIRSSISQQLFRTTLENTNLFKGVSDDFIVQLVSEIKAEYFPPKVDIVIQTEIPTDFYILVSGAVDVVTYKNGTEQFLSKLGSQQMFGEIGVIFNIPQPFTVRTKRLSQVVRISHHHFKQLLQPLQDGKIILTNFIQQLKGLKNEELAEMPLVSEFLDDLLSEEATGNEAGTQDHAGQVQQDNVISTTSPALSKKPATRVIIHGYHPDHKPNKGGNGGKLIHLPDSVENLLSIAESKFGKRGTTIVMKDGSQVEDLAVLREDDRLYIF